A genomic segment from Syntrophotalea acetylenivorans encodes:
- a CDS encoding transglutaminase-like domain-containing protein: MKVNPKEALAKTHYCDHDHPAISALAAQLAEGCTDQREIVQRAFRSVRDQLPFGFALYRRKASEVLQRGYGVCWNKSLLLTALLRGNGIPAHFGSIPLRRTFIAPVIGGLHRLASDPFNHCLVHVWLDDRWFVLDPVLDRKTYETFFRPLKVPWGIDWEGQDDCHLYTESVLGPPVMHLDIDAAINNRVGNKELAEPLAVVANSQLNKQLWKKAGIQIGKTAMAEGS; the protein is encoded by the coding sequence ATGAAAGTGAATCCAAAAGAAGCGTTGGCCAAGACCCATTACTGCGACCATGACCACCCGGCGATCAGCGCCTTGGCGGCGCAGCTGGCAGAGGGATGCACCGATCAGCGGGAGATTGTCCAGCGCGCCTTCCGCTCTGTCCGTGATCAACTTCCTTTCGGCTTCGCTCTCTACCGCCGAAAGGCATCCGAAGTGCTACAACGCGGCTATGGGGTCTGCTGGAACAAGTCGTTGCTGTTGACGGCCCTGTTGCGCGGCAACGGCATCCCGGCACATTTTGGTTCTATCCCCTTGCGTCGCACCTTTATCGCACCGGTTATCGGCGGTCTGCACCGGTTGGCTTCCGATCCCTTTAATCACTGTCTGGTCCATGTCTGGCTGGATGATCGTTGGTTTGTTCTCGATCCGGTGCTCGATCGAAAAACCTATGAAACATTTTTCCGCCCTTTAAAGGTACCGTGGGGCATCGACTGGGAAGGCCAGGACGATTGTCATCTCTATACTGAAAGCGTACTCGGTCCGCCGGTCATGCATTTAGATATCGATGCGGCGATTAATAACCGGGTCGGCAACAAAGAACTGGCGGAGCCCCTGGCGGTAGTGGCCAACAGCCAGCTCAACAAACAGCTTTGGAAAAAAGCGGGTATCCAGATCGGAAAAACAGCTATGGCCGAGGGTTCGTAG
- a CDS encoding M28 family peptidase — protein sequence MQPSIPPVSTGALRGHIASLQGVRHPLVAPEALEKAANYIESTLQNSGYKIKNHCFLDNGREYRNLIATLPGTVKNQPKLLIIAHYDTVSNSPGADDNASGVALLLELARICALTRLKRTMEFVAVNLEENERETKPKGRGLRGSRALAQHARKERWSLAGVIVLESVAYASEDAVQTIPDGLPIDVPTVGDFIAVIGNKASDYLVEAFLRAAEKHQPDLPKVPLVVPGNGEMIPDTRRSDHAPFWDEGYPAIMLTDTTNFRNPHYHQPSDTLETLNLDFATAVGSAVAGLIIALDQTGSISNAHTITEPDALR from the coding sequence ATGCAGCCATCAATCCCTCCCGTTTCCACAGGGGCCCTTAGAGGGCATATCGCTTCCCTGCAAGGCGTCCGGCACCCGCTGGTCGCCCCCGAGGCCTTGGAAAAAGCCGCCAACTATATTGAATCGACCCTGCAAAATTCCGGTTACAAGATAAAAAATCACTGTTTTTTAGATAACGGTAGAGAATATCGCAACCTGATCGCCACCTTGCCTGGCACAGTCAAGAACCAACCGAAGCTGTTGATAATTGCCCATTACGACACGGTGTCCAATTCCCCCGGGGCCGATGACAATGCCAGCGGCGTGGCGTTGTTGCTGGAACTGGCCAGAATATGCGCACTGACCCGCCTCAAACGAACAATGGAATTTGTTGCCGTCAACCTGGAGGAGAACGAACGGGAAACGAAACCAAAGGGACGAGGCTTGCGCGGGAGTCGAGCATTGGCACAACATGCCCGAAAAGAGAGATGGAGCTTGGCTGGTGTCATCGTTCTGGAATCGGTGGCCTATGCCAGTGAGGATGCAGTTCAGACCATACCCGATGGCTTACCCATTGACGTGCCGACGGTTGGAGACTTTATCGCCGTGATTGGCAACAAGGCTTCTGACTACCTGGTTGAGGCCTTTCTGCGCGCAGCGGAAAAACATCAGCCCGACCTCCCAAAAGTGCCCCTGGTCGTGCCAGGAAATGGAGAAATGATCCCCGACACCCGCCGCTCCGATCATGCCCCTTTCTGGGATGAAGGCTATCCGGCCATCATGCTCACCGACACCACCAATTTCCGCAACCCCCACTATCATCAGCCCAGCGACACCCTTGAGACCCTCAATCTTGACTTCGCCACGGCCGTCGGCAGCGCCGTGGCAGGACTTATAATCGCCCTGGACCAAACCGGTAGCATTTCAAATGCGCATACGATAACCGAACCTGATGCACTTCGATGA
- a CDS encoding GlxA family transcriptional regulator, producing MKKIAILALEQAMAASVMGPMDIFCQAGLTWNHIFGQAPTPRFEVNIVTLDGGPVTSFNGAPITPHCAAGDIEKADLILIASFASYEPLAHAEQVGHWLRQHRLRGTLIGSICLGSFMLAATGLLDGKTATTHWGFVEAFRKLFPRVKLRPDKLITDEGDLLTSGACNSYIDLSLYLIARFCGPETALESSKTLLHDVGRSSQTPYAVHRFRKEHNDAQILAVQQQLEENCSDHHDIDRLAQKHGMSRRSLERRFKAATGDAPLLYLQRLRVESAKGLLETATHSFNEIAYRLGYEDSSFFRKVFKKHTGLRPQEYRQKFRRS from the coding sequence ATGAAGAAAATAGCTATTCTGGCCCTGGAACAAGCCATGGCCGCTTCGGTCATGGGACCTATGGATATCTTCTGCCAGGCCGGCCTGACCTGGAACCACATCTTCGGCCAAGCCCCGACGCCGCGCTTCGAGGTCAACATCGTCACTCTCGACGGGGGACCGGTAACCAGCTTCAACGGCGCGCCCATAACTCCCCATTGCGCAGCCGGGGACATCGAAAAGGCCGACCTGATCCTGATTGCCTCCTTCGCCAGCTACGAGCCTCTGGCCCATGCCGAACAGGTCGGACACTGGCTGCGCCAGCATCGCCTGCGCGGAACACTCATCGGCAGCATCTGCCTCGGCTCATTTATGCTGGCGGCCACCGGCCTGCTCGACGGCAAGACAGCCACCACCCACTGGGGTTTCGTCGAGGCCTTCCGTAAGCTCTTCCCGCGAGTCAAACTTCGCCCGGACAAGCTGATCACCGACGAGGGGGACCTACTTACCTCCGGAGCTTGTAACTCCTACATCGACCTGTCCCTCTACCTCATCGCGCGCTTTTGCGGGCCGGAAACGGCACTGGAGAGTTCCAAGACCCTGCTCCATGATGTCGGCCGTTCCTCTCAAACCCCCTACGCAGTACACCGCTTTCGCAAGGAACATAACGATGCACAAATACTGGCGGTGCAGCAACAGCTGGAAGAAAACTGTTCCGACCACCACGACATCGATCGCCTGGCACAGAAACACGGCATGAGCCGCCGCTCCCTTGAACGGCGCTTCAAGGCCGCAACAGGCGACGCCCCGCTACTCTATTTGCAACGTCTGCGAGTCGAGAGCGCCAAGGGGTTGCTGGAAACCGCGACCCACTCCTTCAATGAAATCGCCTATCGGCTCGGCTACGAAGACAGTTCCTTTTTCCGCAAGGTGTTCAAAAAGCACACCGGCCTGCGGCCTCAAGAGTACCGGCAGAAATTTCGCCGTTCCTGA